One Spinacia oleracea cultivar Varoflay chromosome 4, BTI_SOV_V1, whole genome shotgun sequence DNA segment encodes these proteins:
- the LOC110786602 gene encoding uncharacterized protein, which produces MERLFSITIITLLILLVIVVGESRELRPSEHGLPFQNLPEKSPDMVVFFGDQDSPPEKKPPAIVGSMNETASSDTWWRESPGKRKEIKLSKALMIATVVCGCIGVVLLLAAAFLFALNFYRRISEASSASAVASDNVNHSASVSAVTVDNATVPNKQEI; this is translated from the coding sequence ATGGAGAGATTATTTTCGATTACAATCATTACATTGCTAATTTTGCTGGTAATTGTTGTCGGAGAATCGCGGGAGCTTCGGCCATCGGAGCATGGATTGCCATTCCAGAACCTCCCTGAGAAGTCGCCGGATATGGTGGTATTTTTCGGTGACCAAGACTCACCGCCGGAGAAAAAACCTCCGGCTATTGTAGGCAGTATGAACGAAACGGCGTCGTCGGACACGTGGTGGAGAGAGTCGCCGGGGAAGAGAAAAGAGATAAAACTGAGTAAGGCGTTGATGATTGCGACGGTGGTTTGTGGATGTATAGGTGTCGTGTTACTATTGGCTGCGGCATTTTTGTTTGCGCTTAATTTTTATAGGCGTATATCGGAAGCATCGTCGGCGTCAGCGGTTGCTAGTGATAATGTCAATCACTCTGCCTCTGTTTCTGCCGTTACTGTTGATAATGCCACTGTTCCCAATAAACAGGaaatttaa
- the LOC110786603 gene encoding uncharacterized protein: MSLRIKSVVDKFVQELKEALEADIQDRIMKEREMQSYIEEREREVAEREAAWKAELSRREAEIARQEARLKMERENLEKEKSVLMGTASNQDNQDGALEITVSGEKYRCLRFSKAKK; the protein is encoded by the exons atgtcgCTGCGGATTAAATCAGTTGTTGATAAGTTCGTGCAGGAGCTGAAAGAAGCTTTGGAAGCTGATATTCAAGATCGAAttatgaaggagagagaaatgcaGAGTTATATCGAAGAGCGTGAGCGCGAGGTCGCTGAACGTGAAGCTGCTTGGAAAGCTGAATTATCCCGCCGAGAG GCTGAGATTGCTCGTCAAGAAGCAAGGCTAAAGATGGAGAGAGAGAATCTAGAAAAGGAGAAAAGTGTTCTGATGGGAACTGCATCAAATCAAGATAACCAAGATGGAGCACTTGAAATCACTGTCAGTGGAGAGAAATACCGATGCCTGAGGTTCTCGAAGGCTAAGAAATGA